The Chloroflexaceae bacterium genome has a segment encoding these proteins:
- a CDS encoding RluA family pseudouridine synthase, which yields MSEEETITLYSAPDDAGDRLDRFVARAAPGLSRSYVQQLIAEGRVTVNGRIARASHLLRGGERILVTVPPPQPTTLEPEAIPLKIVYEDADVVVVDKPAGMVVHPAPGHVSGTLANALLARYPEMRLNGGIRPGIVHRLDQDTSGLLVVARNDRAMQMLTEQQRARTMLKLYLTVVEGHFKEPEGTIDAPIGRHPTDRLRMTVTPGGRPARTHYRVLEELGKYSLLEARLETGRTHQIRVHMLHRNKPVLGDPTYGGRKPRPTFGLTRQFLHAHRLGFYHPADGTWREFVSPLPPDLEAALERLRAAARTAGAWPAG from the coding sequence ATGAGCGAAGAAGAGACCATTACCCTGTACAGCGCGCCCGACGATGCCGGGGACCGGCTCGATCGCTTCGTCGCGCGCGCTGCGCCTGGTCTCTCGCGGTCATACGTGCAGCAGTTGATCGCTGAAGGACGGGTGACCGTCAACGGGCGCATCGCCCGCGCCAGTCACCTCCTCCGCGGCGGCGAGCGCATCCTGGTCACGGTGCCGCCGCCCCAGCCCACTACCCTCGAACCGGAGGCCATCCCGCTCAAAATCGTCTACGAAGATGCGGACGTTGTGGTAGTTGACAAGCCCGCCGGCATGGTGGTCCATCCAGCGCCTGGCCACGTCAGTGGCACCCTGGCCAACGCGCTGCTGGCGCGCTATCCCGAAATGCGGCTCAACGGCGGCATCCGGCCCGGCATTGTGCACCGGCTCGATCAGGACACCTCCGGGCTGCTGGTGGTGGCGCGCAACGACCGGGCAATGCAGATGCTCACCGAGCAGCAACGGGCGCGTACCATGCTCAAGCTCTACCTGACGGTCGTTGAAGGGCATTTCAAAGAGCCGGAGGGCACGATTGACGCGCCGATCGGCCGGCACCCGACCGACCGGTTGCGCATGACGGTCACCCCCGGCGGGCGTCCGGCGCGCACCCACTACCGGGTGCTGGAGGAACTGGGCAAGTATTCGCTGCTCGAGGCGCGACTGGAGACGGGCCGCACGCACCAGATCCGCGTCCATATGCTGCATCGCAACAAGCCGGTGCTCGGCGATCCAACCTACGGCGGGCGCAAGCCCCGCCCGACCTTTGGCCTCACCCGCCAGTTCCTGCATGCCCACCGCCTCGGCTTCTATCACCCCGCTGATGGGACGTGGCGCGAATTCGTCTCTC